The Lycium barbarum isolate Lr01 chromosome 12, ASM1917538v2, whole genome shotgun sequence genome includes a region encoding these proteins:
- the LOC132623327 gene encoding plant cysteine oxidase 2-like isoform X1 has product MGIEKIASDRKDKEHIDLKKKRKRRRKIVVSRVQKLYEICKKVFANCEPGVVLSPENIERVKAVLDKMTEADVGLTPSMPYFKSTLSHRPPKITYLHIHECDNFSIGIFCLPPKAVIPLHNHPGMTVFSKLLFGKMHIKSYDWADNLLRESTPNANIFDNGEGDRIAPRFAKLKVNSEFKAPCKTSILYPADGGNMHCFTATTACAVLDVLGPPYCDPEGRHCQYYYDFPFVNFSVDGLSVPEEQHSEYAWLKEREKPEELTVAGALYTGPNLVLK; this is encoded by the exons ATGGGGATTGAGAAAATTGCAAGTGATAGGAAAGATAAGGAGCACATAGACTTGAAGAAGAAGCGAAAAAGGAGGAGGAAAATAGTAGTGTCAAGGGTTCAAAAACTCTATGAAATATGCAAAAAAGTGTTTGCTAATTGTGAACCAGGTGTTGTGCTTTCACCGGAAAATATTGAACGTGTCAAGGCAGTTTTAG ATAAAATGACTGAAGCAGATGTTGGTTTGACGCCGAGTATGCCATATTTCAAGTCAACATTATCTCACAGGCCTCCTAAAATAACATACCTGCATATCCATGAATGTGACAATTTCTCG ATTGGTATCTTTTGCTTACCACCAAAAGCTGTCATTCCTCTTCATAACCATCCTGGAATGACAGTTTTCAGTAAGCTTCTGTTTGGGAAAATGCACATAAAATCTTACGACTGGGCGGACAATCTCCTTCGTGAATCAACTCCAAATGCCAATATTTTTGACA ATGGTGAAGGGGATCGTATAGCACCGCGTTTTGCAAAATTGAAGGTGAATTCGGAGTTTAAAGCTCCTTGCAAGACTTCAATCCTCTATCCAGCTGATGGAGGTAATATGCACTGCTTCACAGCAACTACAGCCTGCGCCGTACTAGACGTGCTCGGCCCACCTTATTGTGATCCTGAAGGTCGCCACTGCCAATACTACTATGACTTCCCCTTTGTCAATTTCTCAG TGGATGGCTTGTCAGTGCCTGAGGAACAGCATAGTGAATATGCGTGGCTCAAAGAGAGGGAGAAACCTGAGGAATTAACTGTAGCTGGAGCATTGTACACTGGACCAAATTTAGTACTAAAGTGA
- the LOC132623327 gene encoding plant cysteine oxidase 2-like isoform X2, translating to MGIEKIASDRKDKEHIDLKKKRKRRRKIVVSRVQKLYEICKKVFANCEPGVVLSPENIERVKAVLDKMTEADVGLTPSMPYFKSTLSHRPPKITYLHIHECDNFSIGIFCLPPKAVIPLHNHPGMTVFSKLLFGKMHIKSYDWADNLLRESTPNANIFDNGEGDRIAPRFAKLKVNSEFKAPCKTSILYPADGGNMHCFTATTACAVLDVLGPPYCDPEGRHCQYYYDFPFVNFSVQWMACQCLRNSIVNMRGSKRGRNLRN from the exons ATGGGGATTGAGAAAATTGCAAGTGATAGGAAAGATAAGGAGCACATAGACTTGAAGAAGAAGCGAAAAAGGAGGAGGAAAATAGTAGTGTCAAGGGTTCAAAAACTCTATGAAATATGCAAAAAAGTGTTTGCTAATTGTGAACCAGGTGTTGTGCTTTCACCGGAAAATATTGAACGTGTCAAGGCAGTTTTAG ATAAAATGACTGAAGCAGATGTTGGTTTGACGCCGAGTATGCCATATTTCAAGTCAACATTATCTCACAGGCCTCCTAAAATAACATACCTGCATATCCATGAATGTGACAATTTCTCG ATTGGTATCTTTTGCTTACCACCAAAAGCTGTCATTCCTCTTCATAACCATCCTGGAATGACAGTTTTCAGTAAGCTTCTGTTTGGGAAAATGCACATAAAATCTTACGACTGGGCGGACAATCTCCTTCGTGAATCAACTCCAAATGCCAATATTTTTGACA ATGGTGAAGGGGATCGTATAGCACCGCGTTTTGCAAAATTGAAGGTGAATTCGGAGTTTAAAGCTCCTTGCAAGACTTCAATCCTCTATCCAGCTGATGGAGGTAATATGCACTGCTTCACAGCAACTACAGCCTGCGCCGTACTAGACGTGCTCGGCCCACCTTATTGTGATCCTGAAGGTCGCCACTGCCAATACTACTATGACTTCCCCTTTGTCAATTTCTCAG TACAGTGGATGGCTTGTCAGTGCCTGAGGAACAGCATAGTGAATATGCGTGGCTCAAAGAGAGGGAGAAACCTGAGGAATTAA